Part of the Epinephelus fuscoguttatus linkage group LG24, E.fuscoguttatus.final_Chr_v1 genome, TCTGGCCTTGCTCTTCCCCGTCTTCCTGATCACTGACTACCTCCGCTATAAGCCTGTATTGCTCTTGCAGGCCACCAGTTTAGTAGTGACCTATGTTATGCTGCTGAAGACACAGGGCATGGTGGCCATGCAGCTCCTGGAGTTTTTCTTCGGGCTGGCCACAGCCTCGGAGGTGGCCTACTACTCCTACATCTACAGCGTGGTGGAGCCGGCACACTACCAGAGAGTGACAGGTTACTGCCGCAGCATCACTCTGTTTGGATCAGCTGCTGGATCTCTGATGGGACAGCTCCTGCTTTCTTTGGCCAAAGCTCAGCTGGTCCACCTCGTCATTATCACGCTGTCATCAGCCGCTGTGGCCTTCGTTGCACCCTGGTTTCTACCCATGCCCAAGAGGAGCTTGTTCTTCCATAAGAGTGCAGAAGCAGTGGAGGAGAGGCCACGCAGCAGCTCAGCGCTGTTGGAGAAGGCTGAAGATTCAACGGCCAGGTTGCCTCCAAACAGCCAGGACGCCCCTACAGTGAGTGTTCAGGACACACCTGATAGGAATTCATctgttaaaatgtgaataagTATATTTGTATAAAGAGATACATTCAGTCACTCCTTCATTCTCCATGCAGATACCCAGCACCTCTGACACAGGAAAGCATAGCAGTGGTGTTGTGGAGGTGTTAAAGATACTGCTTGATGACTTCCTGAAGTGCTACAGATGTCAGTCCCTCCTGGCCTGGTCGCTGTGGTGGGCTCTGGCCACCTGCGGCTACTTCCAGGTCATCAACTACGCCCAAGCCCTATGGGAGAACGTTCGTCCATCGCGGGACTATGAAATCTACAACGGCTATGTAGAGACACTGTCCACACTGCTAGGTAAGGGGTGCCACTGTCAGGTTTAAAATAATCTGTGGCCTTTTGTTTTAGatgtaaaatttatttatttattttttttttaatttagtgatgcgcttgtgtgtctgtgttgtgctGATCCTCAGGGGCCCTGGCAGCGCTGCTGGTGGGTTACCTGCCTGTGTGCTGGGCAGTGTGGGGGGAGCTggctctgtttctcttttcccTACTGAtggctgcgtgtgtgtttgtcatggaCACAATGAAGAACATATGGGTGTGTTACAGCTCATACGTTCTCTTCAGAGCCACATACATGCTGCTCATCACCGTGGCTACGTAAGTACAATGTCAGACTTGAGGCAAATGTGGTTTATCTTGGTTATATGAAGTTTGGCTTTTGGCTTTCTGCTTTCTCTCGGCGCTGCTCGTGTTTGGTGGACCAGTGAAAGACTAGTGCACATCAAGATGGCTCGAGTTAGGCCAGGCTCAGTCTACAGTTTCAAAATCCTGACTGATTTTAAAGTAGGGTTGCATCCTGCACAGAAGAGGAAACTTCACAGTTATTCTTCTCTCGCTCATTTCAAAAACGCACACACTGTaagatttataaaaataatggcGTGTCACACACTGCAGGTTATTTAAAAGTATCGTGCAGGAAGGAGCATGAatgcttttgtcatttttgtgtaggccTAAAGTGAGACTTACAGTCTCCAAATGCAAACTTGTGTGGCTAATACACCaaataaaaaagtgttttaacattttgtcaactGAAGTTTGCTTTGTACATCTGtggtgccttttcctctaaattttgaaCCTCAACAGTAATGGCTGGTCTTAAGTCTCACTAGCTTATTCAGCGTGTCTCAAATTGTGTACTAAACACAAGCGTGCTAAGTATTAAATGGTGTTGTCGACTAGAAGCTGTCGGTAATGTTTGTTCGGTCTGTAATGGCTTGTACTGCGAAAAATAATGCgaatgctaacgttagcgtgctagttaacgttagcatttGCGAGCTAGCTAACTTGCTGCTAGCTACAGCACTTTAATCATTGCTGACGTTGTGGCCTAAATTTGGTTTATGTGTGGGTGAAGATAGCGGTCAAGTGTTGGCGATAATGCTCCACTGCACGTTTGCAATTTTCATGTTAGTTACACATTTTTTACACTAGGGACcaataatgttgtcagataGAAGCTGTCGATATtgtttgttgggtctgtaaTGGCTTCTACTGTGAACAATAATGCGAATGCTAACATTATCTTGCTAGTTAGTGTTAGCATTCGCTAGCTAGCCAACTTGCTCCTAGCTACGGCAGGCCAATTTAATGGGGGTGGGTGACGATAACAGTCAAATGTTGGCGAGAATGCTCCACCGCCCTTTGCAATTTGCCGTTTAAAAAGAAGGCGACAAAGAAGAGGCGGTTAAAACAAGTCACTGCTGTTGAAATTAGTGCACCACACAAGAAGTACGTACATTGAAGTGCACTAACAGGAGTACGCAATTTGACTCCAAATGCAAAAAATGgagaatttaatagtgcatTGAGGTAGAGCCTTCGCCATACGCGTACGTGTACCTCCCCAGAATTGTAACTATGTGTCCCgatgacgcagacctcctgtctggcTTCATACTGTATGAGCAGAGGTCGTCGCTAGGCAAATtgatacaatgtaaaatgccataggcttgtgctaataacattagcatgttgtatttgtttggcaAACGTGTTTAGTACAGGACAGTTGGTATGTCggtgaactttgtgagttgtaatggagctaaaTTGTGTGCGTTACCTTTGTCACGTGTTGCAGTTGTCCCTGGTTTtgtatgagaagaggaaaagtctgctagctgctgggctaatttatacaatataaaattccataggcttgtgctaataatgttagcatgttgtatttgtggggaaaatgtttccagataaagacaagtgttgtcttgtgtttgaaattgtctctattaagccatgtttaatgtgtgtttgagtgtgttttgaatcaactaaacttaacagcacttgacagaaacctccaccgcagactagtgttttggaggtgtaactgcagagtgaccgCTGTAacgtttttttaaacagtttctgTCAATTACAGAAGTGATGGACAGACTGGCAATGCTTCAGGATATATTTAGGACGGAATAAGCTTTATAACATTTGTTTGTCAATGATCTCAGacaactttaaaaagaaaaaggaagagggAAAGGGGAAACAAGATTGCAACAACCATTGATTCTAATGTCTAAACATGAGCCATGAGGTCCTCAGTTAGAGCCACATTCCTCTTCTGGTGTTTGAATACGATCTGGATTGAAAAGTGTGGGAACACTGTTGAATCAAACCCCAACAAAGACCAGCACGAGCTTAAACAAATAGCTGCTGGGTCTGTTTTTCTTTCGTTCTGGCTCTCAACCCTCTGTTTCTCCTTTAGTCGGGGTGGGTTTGGATGTCAGTCAAGTTCTACCAGTGTGTCGTATTTCAGATGTAATAttttggccaccagtgtgtgtaaCAGCCCTTCATTTACACTGTGCTGCAGACCTTGACCCTCCTCATATATTTTCTGATGTCTGCTCCCTGACCCTTCAGATATCAGATCGCAGCCAGTCTCAACATGCAGCGCTACGCCTTGGTATTTGGAGTGAACACCTTCATCGCCCTGCTGCTGCAGACCCTCCtcactgtggtggtggtggattCAGCCGGCCTCAGCCTTGATGTCTTCGCTCAGGTGAGGAGGAACATCGAGCTCTGTGACACACACTGTCCCACTCCTGCAGtgtatttgattatttttagtattattatttattattgatcGTTGATTTGTTTCCTCCTGCAGTTCCTCATCTACGGCGGCTACTTTGCTGTCATTTCTGGCAtcttcctctttgctggaatttTCAAATTGGCCTACAGGAGGCGCTCCAAGCagcaagaagaggaggaggaggaggaggtcagcgATAACAGCCCAGCAGAAACAACTCAGACTCTCCTCAATTCGGGGACTCCAGCTCCGATGGAGAGGACACAATAACATATTGATTAGACGATAGGTGAGTGAGCACAGCGGCTGTAGCTTTGTCTACACAGACTGAAACACTTGTAGCTGTACGAATATTTTTGTGTGACCGAAAAACCCCTGATGAGAGCACTAAGAATGAACGACAGAAAATTTGATGTATATGCAAATCAAGGAGCAAAAAGAGCGGCACAGATGGGAGACAGTTCTTCAAAGGTTCACACGTATGAACGTCTTGTTTCACTTTAGTCTTTatagtgtgaaaaaaaaaagatgagttCATCTTTAAAAGAACTGATATATACTGTACGTATGTACGATGTTACAAATGTTGGTGTTGCCTTAGACTTTATGTACAGAGACATAAGGAATGTTGCCTTAATAGCACTGCTACTACTGTGTTATAGCTGACACCAgccaaaaagatatttttatatttataattgCGTAGATCGTGTATTGCACTCAGGGCTTTGCCGAATAGTTCGAAGCTTTATTCATAACGTTGACATTCGAACGCTGCACACCTGCAGATCCAGATTAGGCTACAATAATGTTATTACATTATACTAACAGTAGAATTAGATTCTACTGGTGACTGCGTAGGATTATTTCAGACTCATAatccaaacatttccaataacTCCCCAACATGTTTTAATCTAATGAAATATTCAGCTTCAGTTCATATCTGTTGGTGTTTAGCCTTGAAAATAAATGGTCAAAAACTGTCTTCTCTCCCACCTGCTGGACACAAAGGGAGGCACACATAATTTAtatattaagaaaataaatacttagcactgtgtgacgatatatcgccacacaaaaatatcgcgataCCAATCATTTGAAGCTTcaatcaaaaatgtcaaaagaagCTTAgagtattaaaaaaatgacaggtATTGGTACTGATGATTATTGGTAACAGGTTTATCAATATGTATCtgaagtgaatgaaaatgaaacactgctgttgagGCTTGAAATGTTAAACTGTTTACCTGCATCACATGTTCGATATTGTTGTGACAACAATAGAGCTGTATGGCACAAAGACATACAATATTTGTTAGTGGATTGCTGCTGATTCGGCCCTGcacatgggatttgttgactaTAAGACAATTATGGAACATAACCATCCTTTATGGATAAAAAGTGATGACCTAGTTATCATCAGCTAATTAATTTCGAAGAAATAATACAAATATGGGCACATAGAAACTACAAATACCTGCAGTAGAAAACGCGTCTTCCACACACGCACTTAACTAAAGTAAACTAAGCTAGCTCGTGTGTAGCTTTATATAAATACAAGCTATTTATAAGAGTGTTGGGTTAGCAGCTTTGCAACTGTAGCACTGGTTTTACAAAGATTTTGTTATACGGATTAGTCACACAAACAGGTCCCTCGTGTTCGTGTTCTGCAAATACATGTTTTCAAATGCCTTTTTATGTCAACAAACAAATATCTTGaattactgtaaaaataatttacGTGTCTTGTGATCCGTACGCACAAATTGTAAGACTTAACTTGGACTTGTCTGTTGACTTGCACATGACTTGTACTTTCCttgactgattctggacttgTCTGGAAATTTTTGACTGACTTAAGACTTAACTTCGACTCTGTTGACTTACACATGACTCATATTTTTCTTGACTGATTTATGACCTATGTTGAAACTTTTCTCTGCTGACTTGacacttgacttggacttgtctTACCTGACTTATTACTTGGATTTGTTTTGACTGACTTAAAACTTAACTTGGACTTGTCTCTGTTGACTTGCGCATTTCTTATACTTTTCTTGACTGATTCAAGATTTGTCTTGAAACTTGTCTTTGCTGAATTGAGACTAAACTTGGACTTGTCTCGAAACTTTTCTCTGCTGACTTGAGTTGAACTTGTCTTACCTGACTTGTGACTTGGATTTGTTTTGACTCACTTAAGACTTAACTTAGACTAGTCTCTGTTGACTTACACATGACTTATACTTTTCttgactgattctggacttgTCTTTTGACTTGTCTTCACTTTTCTCTgctgacttgggacttgacttgaacTTGTCTTACCTGACTTGTGACTTGGATTTGTTTTTGACTGACTTAAGACTTAACTTgggtttgtttctgttgacttacGCATGACTTATACTTTTCTTGACTGATTCAGGACTTGTCTTTTGACTTGTCTTCACTTTTCTCCGCTgactcgggacttgacttgaaCTTGTCTTACCTGACTTGTGACTTGGATTTGTTTTGACTGATTTAAGACTTAACTGGAATTTGTCTCTCTTGAATTGCGCATGACTTATACTTTTCTTGACTGATTCAGGACTTGTCTCGAAACTTTTCTCTGCTGACTTGacacttgacttggacttgtctTACCTGACTTGTGACTTGGATTTGTTTTTGACTGACTTAAGACTTAACTTgggtttgtttctgttgacttacGCATGACGAATACTTTTCAAACAAATAGTTTTAATTATCGTTAAtaaatgtcatgtcatgtgatCCGTACGCACAAATTGTACGACTATAGACTGTATTAAAACTCGACAAAACCCTCACAGATCTTTTTAGATATTTATGCACCGCAGGCATTTTGCTGTATGAGACCATACTTCGGTCAGAGGATGGCCCGCCTCTCTTACTTCTCCCCTGTGTATTGTGTCTCTATGTCTGTTCATTCCAGATTTCCGTTAAATTCTTTGTACTGTTTTTTTAGAACTGATCGTacatgaaaaaatgtgtgtgtgatttgttaTTTTTCTAGAAGGTGTATTGTGATGGTGATATGAATATAATGTATGGGTGTGTATTTTCACtgttcctttttattttctaatcatactgtacctttaaataaacagaaaaaacatctattgttaaatgttttcttttttcagtaacAGGTCATGATACTTTCATGACTGCcttttaattgaatttacaCTAAACTGTTACACTCTTATTCTTCCTATCTGTGTCTTTTATGCACTTTTATTTCTCTTAATTGTATTTTTCAGACGTcattatgtaaagcactttgagttatCGCTGTATGAATGTGCTGCCATGCCTAGTCTTGATACTTGTCCCAGCTAGCCTAAGACTAGTCTTGGATTTGTCTCCATTACTACAGCTGAtttgagacttgactttgacatATCTCTTAAGTGTCTTGACTGACTCGAGGCCTAACTTCAACTTTAAGATGTCTCTGTTAACTCGAACCTTGGCTTGGATTTGTCTTGACTGAAATGAGAACTGTCTTGAAATCTTTCTCAGCTGACTTGAGACCCGACCTGGACTTGTCTCTTTTAACCTGAAATTTGACTTGGACTCGTCTTGATTGATTAAAAGATTTGTCTTGAAACTCATCTTTGCTGAATTGAGACAAGACTTGGACTTGTCTCTCTTAACTTGATACTTAAACTTATCTTGACAGACTCAAGACTTAACCTGAACTCGTTACAACTGATTGAGAAATAACTTTGACATGTCTCTGACTTGTCTTGactgacttgagacttgacctAAACTTCTCTCAGTGAACTCGATACTTGACTcaagacttgacttggacttgtctCGACTGATTCGAGACCTATCTTGAAACTTTTCTCTGCTGACTTGAGACTTCACTTAGACTTGCCTCGACTGACTCAAGCCATGACTTGGGCTTGTCTTACCTGACTCGTGACTTGGATTGGTTTTGACTGACATAATGGTTTGGAAGAAAtattttctctgcttctctgtcCTCTAATAATCCCTTAGATTGGTCTTGTGACTGCTTGCAGTGCTCCCCTGAGGCTGGGAACCACTAATCTAATAATGACTCCACGCAGATAAAACCGAAAAAGTTTCGTTATACTTATGTTTTAAAATTTTACCAATAATGAAACTCTCAAAAGTATATCCGTCTACACTGTGGCCTGATAAAAAGTTTGGTCCTAAATCACATCAAACATAGACTCTCAATACACTCTCTCAAACGTATTAAATCAATAATAAACTAAGGAAAGTGGTGTAAAGTTAAGCTCCTCGGTCAGTCTGCTGCAGTTAAAGAACAGTGCCATCTACTGGCTGCAAGAGTCAACTACCCGACAGTGTGCTCTGGTAAAGGTTTGCCTGACTGTGTTTATAGTCTCTGTGTTAGTCTAGTCCAGGTTTGACCAGTCTAGATATTTGGTCTTGGTCTGGTCTAATGTAGCGTGGATTAAGAGAAAAAACTTCTGTGTTTTAAAGAGTGTCAAGGTTACTACTGGGATGCCTCGTCAATCGGATCAACTCTCTAGGAGGAAGTTGTTTAGGTACCatccctggaaatggccaaacattttcaaaaatgacacatttaagtcaaaatggccgacttcctgttgggtttagaatATGGCTCCAAGAGGCCTTTTTGCACATCTCGGCATGTTACATATGTCTACCAAATTTCGTACTCGTAGGTTTAACGGGCTACGACTATCCCGGCCGAAATAACTCAACAAACTATTCGTGAAACGTATACGTGCTGGAATAACTTTACGTTACATTATGTTGAGAAACAAATATCTTTATTGCATCACAGACAGGACACATCTTTCTCAGTGAACATAACTGTAAGTGGAAAACAAACAATGCTATCTCTTGAGAACTGTGTGTATGCCTGGTCTGACGTCTGTGTGAGATGCGCACATTCTCACCGCACATTCGTCCTTTATGAATACCAGTGTTCTTAAAGGAAAAGGCACACGTATCTTATATACATCTGGCCCCAGAAACTTTTAGGAGACATCTGAATCATACACAACCACAGCCCTTTTTAAACTAGCTGTTGATAGAAAACAAGTCCTACAAATACTTAATATCAAACCTTCCATGACAACCTTTTATTTGAATTTCATTGTGAAGAACGTCCCAGTAGCACTTCTACTGAGGGCGTATCTGGGTGTCAGGTGAGGCTCCAGATGACAGTGAGCATCCCCATGACGCCATTAAGGACAGCGACACCATAACCAATGTGGAGACGATGGCCGGATACACCTctggaagaaaacacacacaaatgttgaAGTCACCGCCTGCTTTCTGCAAGTGAGGTTGAAGCACACTGTGACTCGGTGTGTAACCTGAGGTGGGCCAGAGTCAGAAGTGTTCCTGACGCCATGCCAGGCTGGTACGAGTCCAGGTAGGTGAGAGTCCATGAGAAGGCACAGCAGATACACCCTGCTATTAGTGACAGCACCAGGATACTCCAgaaacctacacacacacacacacacacacattacttatATTTTGGGGAAGTTACATAGACATGAATTTGCAACCCTGCACTCATGGCACTGTTTCGGATCCCctatttttctacttttttgacTTTCAAGGTCAGGGCGAGGGGGATGGTGGGGTGACTTGCAGTTATCTTTCAATAAAAAATTGCTATAAAATGGTTTATGCAGACATGTAGCTTTGACAAATACAGATCTCATGCACATGTTGATACTCACCCAACATCCTGTGTTCAGCCCCATCCTCTCCCGTCACTCTCTCTGCCCGCAGCTCTGAAACAGTCACAAGGAATCGGTATCACCACTGACAAGATTAGTTTGACAACATGATttactcaaggtccacttattaTCTTCTGGATCTGTCAACCTCATCTCACAGTCTTCATGAGACATGGGGTGGGGAGGCTAAACTAGTACCGTACGAGTAAAGACTATTTTGCCGAACTTCTCTTTCCAATGTCAAAATGAACGTTCAGTCTCACGTTGCAGTCGAGGttcattttatgtcattttgaatCTTGTCGGATTTGGAAATCCATGTTTTGCTGTCCAgaatcagctgatccatcttatttttgtgccagcttttcaAAGCAACATTGGATTGGATCACCCTGATCCAGATACAGACTTTTCAAGATGACCAAATCTGGAAAATCAGTGCTTTGAATGGGACCACATATCACAATGTAGGCTGCTGCTGGCTATGTAAAGAGCAGGTAGAATAGCCAGTGAGGGGCCACCTTTTATATATCAAGTGATAAATTAGTGTCAATTAGTGACAGCTATTTTGGGGATTCTTCTATGGGgacaaaatactttttttccccatatgAACAACCCATTTTCAAGATTTGATCCAACTGATATCTGAAATCCAATCAGATTACTTCTGAAAGACTGGGCCTCATGATTGtcttcttcctgttttgttcACTACGGCAGTGCTTTAGGCCTGAAAGTCACAAAAATGTGGTCAAACTGACTTGACGGAACACAGTGAACCTTTCAAATTAGATTTTACACAATATCTTactataatgacgaaaactctgtgtgtgtgttccacgtttttctcctcactgacttggtcaatccatgtgaaatttggcacagtggtagagggtcatgggaggatgccaatgaagcaatattacatcaattggccaaaggggggcgctatagcaaccgactgaaattgcaaactttgaatgggcatatctcatgccccgtatgtcgtagagacatgaaactttgcacagagatgcctctcctcatgaggaacacatttgcctcaagaacccataacttctgctgatatagattttccaccattttgaattttttgaaaaacacttcaaatggatctcttcctaggaagtttgagcgatctgcatgaaactgggtgaacacaatctagggaccaatatctaaagttccctcttggcaaaagttggaaaacttcctaaaactgagctggTGAGGACaacattttcaattttatagtcttagaagtaaaaaaaataagatctgttgGTTGGAACTGTAAAGTTACAATTTGAAAGTGTCACTGCATTTTGAAGATTAAAActattttaaagtttaaaaacaatGTCAATATTTATATTACAGTTAATATTATTCTGAATCTTCGGTGGCAAAAGCAATGAGAACATCCCGAGTGAAAACTGTGCCGTCCgaccccagtctcccctactgTAGAGAGTATTGTACTTCATTCCATGGGCTCATTTCTACATATTGATTACATACCATGATACAATGCTTCTATTGGCCGATCTCGCCATCTTGTGTGCTCACTTTACCTTTGAGTATCGGGTATATGAGGGCGCAGACACAGCCAACAGCAGCCACAGCTACCGCAGAGCCCAGCACTGACAGCACGACCACGGACCAGGATTTGGGGCCGGTCCGGTTGGTGCAGGTCGGTCCTGCTCTCCCAGCTGCTCCCTCGGGATGAGACTCTGCTTGATCCTGATCCTCTGAGAGACCGAAACCCGCATTCCTCTGCATTGTGACGCACTTTAAAGTACTAACTTTGCCTTACGTCAGATGGGATAACTTTAGTATAGATACACGTCTCTATAAGTCAGAACTTGTGCGTAAAAAAATTCTGCATGGCAGAAACTGACCGAGTTGGAGTTGCATCAGTGGAAGACTTACTGTGAATCACTTCCGCACACAATcttgtccctcaggctgtgcCGTCAGTGtagttttattcttttttctctctctgtagtTAATGAGCGTGTCAAACAATTGCTACCATCAATTTCAAGGTCTGTAGTTTTCAGTCCCGAcgtgccagaaccaaaggtttcccagcagaacaatgcactgaaacaaaataatcaaagtcatTCACCTCACCTgattggtgtatgtgtgtgcttttttaatgtgtatttatctGGTGTTATATGTGACGTAACACTGCCTGATGACTAATTATCTGCAGAATAACCAGCAGAAATCAGaatcttaatttaggtggtgttgtCCTTTAACTGTGACTGCAGCATGTCTCTCACAACTTAACAAGACCACCAGAGGGCGCATGCGCATTCCGGTGCTTTTATTGTGGCAGGTACAGCACAACTTAAACGGAAGTATccacgtttattttgaaaagtgcaCACAGGAAGAGGTGTTGACGCAGATTGTTGCTGTCAACAGCACTGATCAAGTCAACGGCGACTTCAGACGCCACAAAGCCC contains:
- the slc19a2 gene encoding thiamine transporter 1, giving the protein MSLLDPTLLLCVSGFFSNLRPSEPFLTAYLMGPDKNLTETQVVNEIYPVWTYSYLALLFPVFLITDYLRYKPVLLLQATSLVVTYVMLLKTQGMVAMQLLEFFFGLATASEVAYYSYIYSVVEPAHYQRVTGYCRSITLFGSAAGSLMGQLLLSLAKAQLVHLVIITLSSAAVAFVAPWFLPMPKRSLFFHKSAEAVEERPRSSSALLEKAEDSTARLPPNSQDAPTIPSTSDTGKHSSGVVEVLKILLDDFLKCYRCQSLLAWSLWWALATCGYFQVINYAQALWENVRPSRDYEIYNGYVETLSTLLGALAALLVGYLPVCWAVWGELALFLFSLLMAACVFVMDTMKNIWVCYSSYVLFRATYMLLITVATYQIAASLNMQRYALVFGVNTFIALLLQTLLTVVVVDSAGLSLDVFAQFLIYGGYFAVISGIFLFAGIFKLAYRRRSKQQEEEEEEEVSDNSPAETTQTLLNSGTPAPMERTQ
- the arl6ip6 gene encoding ADP-ribosylation factor-like protein 6-interacting protein 6, producing MQRNAGFGLSEDQDQAESHPEGAAGRAGPTCTNRTGPKSWSVVVLSVLGSAVAVAAVGCVCALIYPILKELRAERVTGEDGAEHRMLGFWSILVLSLIAGCICCAFSWTLTYLDSYQPGMASGTLLTLAHLRGVSGHRLHIGYGVAVLNGVMGMLTVIWSLT